A single region of the Lysinibacillus sp. B2A1 genome encodes:
- a CDS encoding peptide ABC transporter substrate-binding protein, whose amino-acid sequence MKKSALWSFMLMLVMVLFLAACNSDTSTQEKEGDKEKDNSATTNEANEGGIVTFGTDQAPEGVFDPAYAGSVVDGYIQNFTMDGIYDVNDELEYIPHLATWEISEDKLTYTFSFKKGVKWHNGEELTVDDWVYALETLANPEYEGPRFNYAENIKGAKAKKGGKADKIEGIEVVDPYTVKITFEKVKINNLENLWNYPMPKKHYEGIAIKDLEESKQVRENPVGLGPFKVKKVVDGEYSELERFDDYWKGKPQLDGVIVKVIDPSLATGAFQNGEVDIMNIRPQSVKELSALNNVRIEETTGVTYSYIGLRFGHRDKATLTNVADFDKFKSKELRQALLYAINRPAMIDAFLEGKAEVANTVIPRAFWIATEESELNKYEYNAEKAKELLKTAGYVDIDGDGFVEDPNGKPFKISFGHYAGPAAFEGRAQAIIQSWNDIGVKTEMATGTLIEFNLYNDMKDNDDAALEAFFGSWSTGSDPDPSGLWGNNAEWNYGRWVDKQNQKLLDKGISEEAFDKDKRMKTYVEWQKYFNEEVPALPLWENLDLYGINNRLQGVHINAVGFQTDVYKWNIKE is encoded by the coding sequence ATGAAAAAATCAGCATTATGGTCATTCATGCTAATGCTCGTTATGGTTCTATTTTTAGCAGCATGTAATAGTGACACATCGACACAGGAAAAAGAAGGGGACAAAGAGAAGGACAATTCTGCAACAACTAATGAAGCAAATGAAGGAGGAATTGTAACATTTGGTACGGACCAGGCTCCTGAGGGAGTATTTGATCCTGCGTATGCAGGAAGTGTTGTAGACGGCTATATTCAAAACTTTACAATGGATGGTATTTATGATGTGAATGATGAGTTAGAATATATTCCACACCTAGCAACCTGGGAAATTAGTGAGGATAAATTAACGTATACATTTAGCTTTAAGAAAGGTGTAAAGTGGCATAATGGTGAGGAGTTAACCGTTGATGACTGGGTGTATGCATTAGAAACATTAGCAAATCCAGAGTATGAAGGACCTCGTTTTAATTATGCTGAAAATATTAAAGGGGCAAAGGCTAAAAAAGGAGGGAAAGCCGATAAAATCGAAGGCATTGAAGTCGTTGATCCATACACAGTAAAAATTACTTTTGAAAAAGTAAAGATTAATAACTTAGAAAATCTTTGGAATTATCCAATGCCAAAGAAACATTATGAGGGTATTGCTATTAAAGATTTAGAGGAATCAAAGCAGGTTCGTGAAAATCCCGTAGGCTTAGGGCCATTTAAGGTGAAAAAAGTAGTAGATGGCGAGTATTCTGAATTAGAGCGTTTTGATGATTACTGGAAGGGCAAACCACAACTAGATGGCGTGATTGTAAAAGTCATAGATCCATCTTTAGCAACAGGTGCGTTCCAAAACGGAGAAGTTGACATTATGAATATAAGACCACAATCGGTTAAAGAATTATCAGCATTAAATAATGTACGCATCGAAGAAACTACGGGGGTAACTTATTCTTATATAGGTCTTCGTTTTGGTCATCGTGATAAAGCTACACTTACAAATGTAGCAGATTTTGATAAGTTTAAATCAAAAGAATTACGTCAGGCACTATTATATGCGATTAATCGTCCAGCAATGATCGATGCTTTCTTAGAAGGAAAAGCTGAAGTGGCGAACACTGTAATTCCACGTGCATTCTGGATTGCTACAGAGGAATCTGAACTGAATAAATATGAATACAATGCAGAAAAGGCTAAAGAACTGCTAAAAACTGCTGGATATGTAGATATAGATGGTGATGGATTTGTGGAGGATCCAAATGGAAAACCATTCAAAATTTCATTTGGTCATTATGCTGGTCCTGCTGCATTTGAGGGTCGAGCTCAAGCCATTATTCAATCGTGGAATGATATCGGCGTAAAAACAGAAATGGCTACAGGTACTTTAATAGAATTTAATTTATATAACGATATGAAAGATAATGATGATGCTGCATTAGAAGCATTCTTTGGTTCTTGGAGTACTGGCTCTGACCCAGATCCATCTGGTTTATGGGGGAATAATGCAGAATGGAATTATGGTCGTTGGGTAGACAAACAAAATCAAAAATTATTAGATAAGGGCATAAGTGAAGAGGCATTCGATAAAGATAAACGTATGAAAACATATGTTGAATGGCAAAAGTATTTCAATGAAGAGGTACCAGCACTTCCATTATGGGAAAATTTAGATTTATATGGTATAAATAATCGATTACAAGGTGTTCATATCAATGCTGTTGGTTTCCAAACAGATGTTTATAAATGGAAT